A single Micromonospora sp. CCTCC AA 2012012 DNA region contains:
- a CDS encoding amino acid adenylation domain-containing protein: MSAPARPAGPTRRSGGRRAAAPATVECLHRMVAAQTARTPQAEAVRHADRVLTYRELDEAANRLARVLLARGVAREDRVGVCLPRTPELVVALLAVLKAGAAYVPLDPAYPPARVAFMTADSGTRLVLTRTDLADRFGELAVPIDRLDAGGDGTDPAVPATPEDLAYVIYTSGSTGRPKGVAIEHRSASVLLHWTRQTFDDTELGGMLAATSVCFDLSVFEIFGPLCWGGRVLLVDDVLALAAPGADRLPVTLVNTVPSAMGELLTAGALPASVRTVCLAGEPLTAALAARVWARPHVRRLCNLYGPSEDTTYSTWAEVPPDSGDPPIGRPLPQTRAYVLDADGRPVPPGEPGELHLAGAGLARGYLDRPAETEARFRPDPFRPGDRMYRTGDRVRLRPDGQLTYLGRLDDQVKLRGYRIELGEVAARLAALPDVREATAAVRQGPSGDPLLVGYLVGERRDDVRARLAEVLPAPLVPATLVWLDRLPTLPNGKVDRSALPSPTLGADAGPDAGALDGTAGTVAAVWREVLGVPVTADGDFLALGGDSLLAVRCATRLAVATGRPVGPGDLFAHPTVAALAAHLDAPTAPGDATATAPVGPAAGSGRLTGGATPGWAGPAPAGPAPLSAAQTRLWFLHRLDPDDTSYLLAFAVRFDAPLDPDRLARALRRVVHRHPALRTVFPSGPDGPVQLVRPAVGPPPVVAPPAPGTSLDERLARLTAEATRAPMDLATGPLLRAHLVPDDTGRAVALLLVVHHIVCDDWSFGLIVRDLARAYDDPAAPESPAVGPAAFALAQREWLAGPAGQRALADVLDELRGAPDLLDLPAVPPGSKAGARDPGASVGASTPDRQRTDHVRLAGSGSVDQPHPGPAAPRPGGRPGGGALRTTVDPATADAVRALARAERVSLHMVGLAAFATLLGAATGRPDLLVGVAFAGRTSVAAEESVGCHVNTVPLRLRPAPGRTFADLLDEARRVTLFAAAHQDVPFDVLVERLRPTRRPDRTPLVQVAFGVQNAPPARHRAASGVGFTGVELTPDTARLELTLWLDERRDGLAALWTYRSDLFDRDGVVAWHRRFTALLRTAAADPRRGLADCVDTLGESDD; encoded by the coding sequence ATGAGCGCACCCGCCCGCCCCGCCGGGCCCACCCGCCGCAGCGGCGGCCGACGCGCCGCCGCACCCGCCACCGTGGAGTGCCTGCACCGGATGGTGGCCGCGCAGACCGCCCGGACCCCGCAGGCGGAGGCGGTACGGCACGCCGACCGGGTGCTGACGTACCGCGAGCTGGACGAGGCGGCGAACCGGCTGGCCCGGGTGCTGCTGGCGCGCGGGGTGGCCCGGGAGGACCGCGTCGGCGTCTGCCTGCCGCGTACGCCCGAGCTGGTGGTCGCCCTGCTCGCGGTGCTCAAGGCCGGCGCCGCCTACGTGCCGCTGGACCCGGCGTACCCACCGGCCCGGGTGGCGTTCATGACCGCCGACTCCGGGACCCGGCTGGTGCTCACCCGCACCGACCTCGCCGACCGGTTCGGCGAGCTGGCCGTCCCGATCGACCGGCTCGACGCGGGCGGGGACGGCACCGACCCGGCGGTGCCCGCGACGCCGGAGGACCTGGCGTACGTCATCTACACCTCCGGCTCCACCGGGCGCCCCAAGGGCGTGGCCATCGAACACCGCTCGGCGTCGGTGCTGCTGCACTGGACCCGGCAGACCTTCGACGACACCGAACTCGGTGGCATGCTCGCCGCCACCTCCGTCTGCTTCGACCTGTCGGTCTTCGAGATCTTCGGTCCGCTCTGCTGGGGCGGCCGGGTGCTGCTCGTCGACGACGTGCTGGCCCTCGCCGCCCCCGGGGCGGACCGGCTGCCCGTCACCCTGGTCAACACCGTGCCCTCCGCGATGGGGGAACTGCTCACCGCCGGTGCCCTGCCGGCGAGCGTACGGACGGTCTGTTTGGCCGGTGAGCCGCTCACCGCCGCGCTGGCGGCCCGGGTCTGGGCCCGCCCGCACGTACGCCGGCTCTGCAACCTCTACGGCCCGTCCGAGGACACCACCTACTCCACCTGGGCGGAGGTGCCGCCCGACAGCGGAGACCCGCCGATCGGCCGCCCGCTGCCGCAGACCCGGGCGTACGTCCTCGACGCCGACGGGCGACCCGTGCCACCCGGCGAACCGGGTGAGCTGCACCTGGCCGGGGCGGGCCTGGCCCGCGGCTACCTCGACCGGCCGGCGGAGACCGAGGCCCGCTTCCGGCCCGACCCGTTCCGCCCCGGCGACCGGATGTACCGCACCGGCGACCGGGTCCGGCTGCGCCCCGACGGGCAGCTGACCTACCTGGGTCGCCTCGACGACCAGGTGAAGCTGCGTGGCTACCGGATCGAGCTGGGTGAGGTCGCCGCCCGCCTCGCCGCCCTGCCCGACGTACGCGAGGCGACCGCCGCCGTCCGGCAGGGACCGAGCGGCGACCCGCTGCTGGTCGGCTACCTGGTCGGCGAGCGGCGCGACGACGTCCGGGCCCGGCTGGCCGAGGTGCTGCCCGCGCCGCTGGTCCCGGCGACCCTGGTCTGGCTGGACCGGCTGCCCACCCTGCCCAACGGCAAGGTGGACCGGTCGGCACTGCCCTCCCCCACCCTCGGCGCCGACGCCGGGCCCGACGCTGGAGCGCTCGACGGGACGGCCGGCACGGTGGCGGCGGTGTGGCGCGAGGTGCTCGGGGTGCCGGTGACCGCCGACGGCGACTTCCTCGCTCTCGGCGGCGACTCGCTGCTCGCGGTCCGCTGCGCGACCCGGCTGGCCGTCGCGACCGGGCGGCCGGTCGGACCGGGCGACCTCTTCGCCCACCCGACCGTCGCGGCGCTCGCCGCCCACCTCGACGCGCCGACCGCGCCCGGCGACGCCACGGCCACCGCGCCCGTCGGGCCGGCAGCCGGATCGGGCCGGCTGACCGGCGGGGCGACACCGGGATGGGCCGGGCCGGCACCGGCCGGTCCCGCGCCGCTGTCGGCCGCGCAGACCCGGCTGTGGTTTTTGCACCGGCTCGACCCGGACGACACCTCCTACCTGCTGGCCTTCGCGGTGCGGTTCGACGCGCCGCTGGACCCGGACCGGCTGGCGCGGGCGCTGCGTCGGGTGGTGCACCGGCATCCGGCCCTGCGCACGGTGTTCCCGTCCGGGCCGGACGGGCCGGTGCAGCTCGTCCGGCCCGCCGTCGGCCCACCGCCGGTCGTCGCGCCGCCCGCACCGGGCACGTCCCTGGACGAGCGGCTCGCCCGGCTCACCGCCGAGGCCACCCGGGCCCCCATGGACCTGGCCACCGGGCCGCTGCTGCGCGCCCACCTGGTGCCCGACGACACCGGTCGCGCGGTGGCGCTGCTGCTGGTCGTGCACCACATCGTCTGCGACGACTGGTCGTTCGGCCTGATCGTCCGGGACCTGGCCCGGGCGTACGACGACCCCGCCGCGCCGGAGTCCCCGGCGGTCGGGCCGGCGGCGTTCGCCCTGGCCCAGCGGGAGTGGCTGGCCGGGCCGGCGGGGCAGCGGGCACTGGCCGACGTGCTCGACGAGCTGCGCGGCGCACCCGACCTGCTCGACCTGCCCGCCGTCCCACCCGGCTCGAAGGCCGGCGCTCGTGATCCGGGTGCGTCCGTCGGCGCCTCGACACCCGATCGGCAGCGGACCGACCACGTTCGGCTCGCCGGGTCGGGCTCCGTGGACCAGCCCCACCCGGGACCGGCTGCGCCACGGCCCGGTGGCCGGCCGGGCGGCGGGGCGCTGCGGACCACCGTGGACCCCGCCACCGCCGACGCGGTCCGGGCGCTGGCCCGGGCCGAACGGGTCAGCCTGCACATGGTCGGGCTGGCCGCCTTCGCCACCCTGCTCGGCGCGGCCACCGGTCGGCCCGACCTGCTGGTCGGGGTCGCCTTCGCCGGCCGGACCAGCGTCGCCGCCGAGGAGAGCGTCGGCTGTCACGTCAACACCGTGCCGCTGCGACTGCGCCCCGCACCCGGACGCACCTTCGCCGACCTGCTCGACGAGGCCCGCCGGGTCACCCTCTTCGCCGCGGCCCACCAGGACGTCCCCTTCGACGTGCTGGTGGAACGGCTGCGGCCGACCCGCCGGCCGGACCGCACCCCGCTGGTGCAGGTCGCCTTCGGCGTGCAGAACGCCCCGCCGGCCCGGCACCGCGCCGCGTCCGGCGTCGGGTTCACCGGCGTGGAACTGACCCCGGACACCGCCCGCCTCGAGCTGACCCTCTGGCTCGACGAGCGGCGGGACGGGCTGGCGGCGCTCTGGACGTACCGCAGCGACCTGTTCGACCGCGACGGAGTGGTCGCCTGGCACCGCCGGTTCACGGCGCTGCTGCGCACCGCCGCCGCCGACCCCCGACGCGGTCTGGCCGACTGCGTCGACACCCTGGGAGAATCCGATGACTGA